TACCAGCTGCCCTACCAGGCGGTGGCGGCGATCGGCGACGAGGTCACCAAGTGCAAGGCGCAGATCGACGCGGCGAGCTTTGCCGACCTGTTCAACGCGATCACCAACATGGCCGGCATCCAGCCGCGCACGGTGGAGGAGATCGCCGCGCGCAACGAGGAGAAGCTGACCCAGCTCGGCCCGACGATCGAGCGGGTCTCGACCGAGAAGCTTTCCGCGGTGATCGACCGCGCGTTCGGCATCATGGAGCGCGGCGACCTGCTGCCGCGCGCGCCGGAGGTGCTCGAGGGGCGCGAGCTGCAGGTGGAGTTCGTCTCGATCCTCGCGCAGATGCAGCGGATGGTGGGCATCGGCCAGATCGAGCGCACCACCGGTTTCGTGGGGAGTCTGGCGGGCATGGCGCCGGATGCGGTGGACAAGCTCGATATCGACGAGCTCGTCGACGAATATGCGGCGCGTGCGGGCGCCCCGGCGCGGATCATCCGCCCGGCGGAGGCGGTGGCGGCGATGCGCGAGGGCCGGGCGCAGGCGGCGCAGGCGCAGCAGTTGGCGGCGATGGCGCCGGCGATGAAGCAGGGCGCGGATGCGATGAAGGTGCTGGGGGAGATGGGCGCGGGCTGAGGTGGGCGCTTGAACCCTGTTCCCCGACCGGGCAAGGCGGGCGGGGGCGCATGAACGGAGCATGCCAATGACCCTGCCCGACCTGCCCATCGAGGGTGGCTGCCGCTGCGGCCGCGTGCGCTTTCGCGTTTCGCAGGCGCCGTGGATGGAGACCATATGCCATTGCCGCGGCTGCCAGCGGATGAGCGGCAGCGCCTTTTCGACCACATTGATCGTTCCCGCCGATGGTTTCGAGCAGATCGCCGGTGAGACGGTGATTGGCGGCCTGCATGGTGACGAGGCGCACCACCATCACTGCGACGGCTGCAAGAGCTGGGTGTTCACCACGCCCGCGGCGGATCTTGGTTTCGTCAGCATCCGCGCGACCTTGCTGGACGAGCCGGGCTGGTTCGCGCCGTGGATGGAAACGCAGACCGCGGAGAAATTGCCCTGGGCGGCAACCGGCGCCGTGCGCAGCTTCGAGCGGTTTCCGGGGATGGAAGACTATCAGGCGCTGATCGCGGCATATCGCGAGGATCGCGGGATTTCGTAGCTTCGAGCGGGTCTGCCGCCTTGGCTGCGCTCGGGGCGAACGGAAAAATTATAGGGCTACCCTCGATTTCCTTGCCCCCGTTCGTCCCGAGCGCAGTCGAGCATCTGTCTTCCAGGTCAAGCGGGTTTGGGCGCCCACACGCGATTTTTGGTGATGAGGGTGTTGGCAAGCGCGACGAGTTTTCGTGCGACGGCGATGAGGGCGAGCTTTGGAGCTTTTCCGCGCGCGAGAAGGCCATCGTAGAAGCGC
The window above is part of the Sphingomonas sanxanigenens DSM 19645 = NX02 genome. Proteins encoded here:
- a CDS encoding GFA family protein gives rise to the protein MTLPDLPIEGGCRCGRVRFRVSQAPWMETICHCRGCQRMSGSAFSTTLIVPADGFEQIAGETVIGGLHGDEAHHHHCDGCKSWVFTTPAADLGFVSIRATLLDEPGWFAPWMETQTAEKLPWAATGAVRSFERFPGMEDYQALIAAYREDRGIS